From a single Fusobacterium ulcerans ATCC 49185 genomic region:
- a CDS encoding D-alanine--D-alanine ligase: MKIAVFMGGISSEREVSLNSGKAILESLLKQGYDAYGIDVTKENLVSAFIENEYDFAYLAFHGGFGEDGRVQGLLDMLGKPYTGSGAEASGIAMDKVITKKLAESAGVRTAKNYDKVSDIDSYPVVIKPALEGSSVGIFFCHNREEAEKAAAELAGKKIVIEEMITGDELTVGVINGEGIGVLRIIPKNEFYDYESKYAEGGSVHEYPAKIDKKAYDEALENAVKVHNVLGLAGISRSDFILKDDKVYFLEVNTLPGMTKTSLIPDLATLKGYTYDDVVKIMVETFKR; encoded by the coding sequence TTGAAGATAGCAGTATTTATGGGAGGAATATCTTCTGAAAGAGAAGTATCTCTCAACAGTGGAAAAGCAATTTTAGAAAGCCTTTTAAAACAAGGCTATGATGCATATGGAATCGATGTTACAAAAGAAAATCTTGTTTCAGCTTTTATTGAAAATGAATATGATTTTGCATATCTTGCATTTCATGGAGGATTTGGAGAAGATGGAAGAGTACAGGGACTTCTTGATATGCTTGGAAAACCATATACTGGATCAGGAGCAGAGGCAAGCGGAATAGCTATGGATAAAGTTATTACTAAAAAACTTGCTGAAAGTGCAGGAGTAAGAACTGCAAAGAATTATGATAAGGTATCTGATATAGATTCATATCCTGTTGTAATCAAACCTGCTCTAGAAGGTTCAAGTGTAGGAATATTCTTCTGCCATAACAGAGAAGAAGCTGAAAAAGCAGCAGCAGAACTTGCTGGGAAAAAAATAGTTATAGAAGAAATGATAACTGGGGATGAACTTACTGTTGGAGTTATCAATGGAGAGGGAATTGGAGTACTTAGAATAATTCCTAAAAATGAATTTTATGACTATGAATCAAAATATGCTGAAGGGGGATCAGTACATGAATACCCTGCTAAAATAGATAAAAAAGCATATGATGAGGCTCTTGAAAATGCTGTAAAGGTACATAATGTGCTTGGACTTGCAGGAATATCAAGAAGTGATTTTATTCTTAAAGATGATAAAGTATATTTCCTTGAAGTAAATACACTTCCTGGAATGACAAAAACAAGTCTTATTCCAGATCTGGCAACTTTAAAAGGATATACATATGATGATGTTGTAAAAATAATGGTAGAAACATTTAAAAGATAG
- the murB gene encoding UDP-N-acetylmuramate dehydrogenase encodes MKILENHEMKLHSNMKVGGTAKKFITVEDKNELKEIFEKNSNIFLIGNGTNTLIDEGNLDMTFVSLKEFDSIRELERGLIEVEAGLDFNKLIAYMNKNNYSGLENLAGIPGSVGGLVYMNGGAYGSEIFDCISEVEIFDENHEIRRIKKEDLDFSYRRTEIQSKKWIIISAVFKFKDGFNLQKVVEIQALRESKQPLDLPNLGSTFKNPAGDFSARLISEAGLKGTVIGGAQISEKHPNFIVNKGTATFKDISEILKLVKKTISEKYGINLEEEIIIIKNSDK; translated from the coding sequence ATGAAGATACTTGAAAATCATGAAATGAAGCTGCACTCTAATATGAAAGTAGGGGGAACAGCAAAAAAATTTATAACTGTAGAAGATAAAAATGAACTTAAAGAGATATTTGAAAAAAATAGTAATATTTTTCTCATTGGAAATGGAACTAATACTCTGATAGATGAGGGAAATTTAGATATGACTTTTGTTTCTCTGAAAGAGTTTGATAGTATAAGAGAACTGGAAAGAGGTCTGATAGAAGTAGAAGCTGGGCTGGATTTCAATAAGCTTATTGCTTATATGAACAAAAATAACTACAGCGGGCTGGAAAATCTTGCTGGAATACCTGGAAGTGTAGGGGGACTTGTCTACATGAATGGGGGAGCTTATGGAAGTGAAATCTTTGACTGTATAAGTGAAGTTGAAATATTTGATGAAAATCATGAAATAAGAAGAATAAAAAAAGAGGATTTAGATTTTTCTTATAGAAGAACTGAGATACAAAGTAAAAAATGGATAATAATAAGTGCTGTATTTAAGTTCAAAGATGGATTTAATCTCCAAAAAGTTGTAGAAATACAAGCTTTGAGAGAGAGTAAACAGCCTTTGGATCTCCCTAATCTTGGAAGTACTTTCAAAAATCCAGCTGGGGACTTCTCAGCAAGGCTTATATCAGAGGCTGGATTGAAAGGGACTGTTATAGGTGGAGCTCAGATATCAGAAAAACACCCTAATTTCATAGTCAATAAAGGAACTGCTACATTCAAAGATATTTCTGAAATACTGAAGCTGGTAAAGAAGACTATAAGCGAAAAATATGGAATAAACCTTGAAGAAGAAATAATAATAATTAAAAATTCGGATAAATAG
- the murG gene encoding undecaprenyldiphospho-muramoylpentapeptide beta-N-acetylglucosaminyltransferase has protein sequence MRNLKKIILTTGGTGGHIYPALAVAEGLKLKNIDVLFVGTSIRMEKDIVPEAGFRFIGLDIKPPKNIKSILKYIKGVWQGIKIVAKEKPDAIIGFGNYISVPVIIGGILLRKKVYLQEQNANLGWTNKVLYKFAEKTFLAFDKTYDDIPLKYQKRFDVTGNPLREEINYVNENEERERLKLEEDEKVILITGGSLGAKDINDAVIKNWDKFLEDKKLRVYWATGENNFEDISKRIVKTKMSDTVKPYFNNMINIMAAADLIICRAGALTISEIIELEKPSIIIPYNSLKVGQYDNAKILEENNSALVYTNTEADTAIEKALELIKNEEALKSMRVRIRSLKKSNAVEKIINDLDIWRN, from the coding sequence GTGAGAAATTTGAAAAAAATTATTTTAACGACTGGAGGAACAGGAGGGCATATTTATCCTGCTCTGGCTGTAGCTGAAGGTCTTAAATTAAAAAATATAGATGTCCTTTTTGTAGGAACCAGTATCAGAATGGAAAAGGATATAGTTCCTGAAGCAGGATTTAGATTTATTGGTCTAGATATAAAACCTCCTAAAAATATAAAAAGTATACTTAAATATATAAAAGGGGTATGGCAAGGAATAAAAATAGTTGCAAAGGAAAAGCCTGATGCAATAATAGGATTTGGAAACTATATTTCTGTTCCAGTTATAATTGGAGGGATACTTCTAAGAAAAAAAGTTTATCTTCAGGAGCAGAATGCTAATTTAGGATGGACAAATAAAGTATTATATAAATTTGCAGAAAAAACATTTCTTGCATTTGATAAAACATATGATGATATTCCTTTGAAATACCAGAAAAGATTTGATGTAACTGGGAATCCTTTAAGAGAAGAAATCAATTATGTAAATGAAAATGAGGAAAGAGAGAGATTAAAACTGGAAGAGGATGAGAAAGTTATCCTTATAACAGGAGGAAGTCTAGGTGCAAAAGATATAAATGATGCAGTAATAAAAAACTGGGACAAGTTCCTTGAAGATAAAAAATTGAGAGTTTACTGGGCAACTGGAGAGAATAACTTTGAAGACATCAGTAAAAGAATAGTAAAAACGAAGATGTCTGATACAGTAAAACCATATTTTAATAATATGATAAATATTATGGCTGCTGCTGACTTAATAATATGTCGTGCAGGAGCTTTGACGATTTCTGAAATAATAGAACTAGAGAAACCATCAATTATTATTCCATATAATTCTTTAAAAGTTGGACAATATGACAATGCAAAGATATTAGAAGAAAATAATTCTGCACTTGTATACACTAATACAGAGGCAGATACTGCAATTGAAAAGGCTCTTGAGTTAATAAAGAATGAGGAAGCATTGAAGTCAATGAGAGTAAGGATAAGATCATTGAAAAAATCCAACGCTGTGGAAAAGATTATAAATGATTTAGATATTTGGAGGAATTAG
- the ftsA gene encoding cell division protein FtsA, whose protein sequence is MTDNRDSIIKTAVDIGNMKIKAVTGELSADGEHLRILGYVEVPSRGMKKSVVENPEELSHCLAYALGQLREQTSIPIEKVSIGIGGEAIKSRTTNVRYSFDEKEIGEKEVDTLIRMAEHELLTGKERVLKREIYNIRVNNSGIIKNPIGVTGKEMQGDVHLIYIDEAEAEKLVEVVNRVGLEAENVLLNAYASAKASLDDEDRRMGVALIDIGEGSTDIILFKNDKLIYSKSLPLGGMHYVNDISYLFQISKQEAFEILSKLKDKDIHEEHIFCGDTKKVSVADIKNIIDARTEDIISFITQTIEESGFNGYLGKGLVLTGGAIVIDGLLEKINKKTGYVVRKVLPHAFRGLEDVDASMATVIGIFSEIMEEEYNRMQSGFYSQQNESEDPSRVTAEESEEDDLDKLLENDKNNSKKKSGTLSSIKNWFSNFI, encoded by the coding sequence ATGACAGATAATAGAGATAGTATAATAAAAACAGCAGTAGATATAGGAAATATGAAAATAAAAGCTGTCACTGGAGAATTATCTGCTGACGGTGAACACCTGAGGATATTAGGATATGTGGAAGTTCCAAGCCGTGGTATGAAAAAATCAGTCGTGGAAAATCCAGAGGAGCTTAGTCACTGTCTAGCTTATGCACTGGGACAGCTGAGAGAGCAGACTAGTATTCCTATTGAAAAAGTATCCATAGGTATAGGTGGAGAAGCTATTAAATCAAGAACTACCAATGTGAGATATTCTTTTGATGAAAAAGAAATCGGAGAGAAAGAGGTAGATACACTGATCAGAATGGCTGAACATGAGCTTCTTACAGGCAAAGAAAGAGTATTAAAAAGAGAAATATATAATATTAGAGTAAATAATTCAGGGATAATCAAAAACCCAATAGGAGTAACTGGAAAAGAGATGCAGGGAGATGTCCATCTGATATATATAGATGAAGCAGAAGCTGAGAAATTGGTGGAAGTAGTAAATAGAGTGGGATTGGAAGCAGAAAATGTTCTTTTAAATGCTTATGCCTCTGCTAAAGCTTCTCTTGATGATGAAGATAGGAGAATGGGAGTTGCTCTGATTGATATTGGGGAAGGCTCAACAGATATAATCCTATTTAAGAACGATAAACTTATCTATTCAAAATCACTTCCATTAGGTGGAATGCACTATGTCAATGACATAAGTTATCTATTCCAGATATCTAAACAGGAAGCTTTTGAAATTTTATCAAAACTGAAAGATAAAGATATACACGAAGAACATATATTCTGTGGTGATACTAAAAAGGTATCAGTAGCAGATATAAAAAATATAATAGATGCAAGAACAGAAGACATAATCAGCTTTATTACTCAAACTATTGAGGAATCTGGATTTAACGGATACCTTGGAAAAGGTTTGGTTTTAACAGGAGGAGCTATTGTTATTGATGGCCTTCTTGAAAAAATAAATAAAAAAACAGGATATGTTGTGAGAAAGGTGCTTCCTCATGCTTTTCGAGGTTTGGAGGATGTAGATGCCAGTATGGCTACAGTTATAGGAATCTTCAGTGAAATAATGGAAGAAGAGTATAACAGAATGCAGTCAGGTTTTTATTCGCAGCAGAATGAATCTGAAGATCCTTCAAGAGTTACAGCAGAAGAGTCTGAAGAGGACGACTTGGATAAATTACTAGAAAATGATAAAAATAACAGCAAAAAGAAAAGTGGAACACTCAGCAGTATAAAAAACTGGTTTTCTAATTTTATTTAA
- the murC gene encoding UDP-N-acetylmuramate--L-alanine ligase, with translation MKKIYFIGINGIGMSGLAKIMKTKGYEVNGADLNRGYVTEELENMGITVYNTHEGEHIKGCDMVIASSAIKYDNPEYKYAVDNGIKIVKRGELLAMLLNDETGIAVAGTHGKTTTSSMMSSVMLDLDPTIVVGGILPEIGSNAKPGKSEYFVAEADESDNSFLYMNPSYAVITNIEEDHLDTHGCLENINKSFSQFIDQTKNEAVVCIDCENLKKLVEGKEKEKIVTYSIKDKDADIFAYDICIENGKTSYNVAIRGEDTGRYTISIPGHHNILNSLPVIYYAKKFGVNEEFLKKALENFKGSKRRYDILYCNEDKGIKIIDDYAHHPTEIKATLQGAKSIEHEKLTIIFQPHRYSRVKFLLQSFKDAFDGAEEVFLLPIYSAGEKDEFGVTVEDLGNILKNKKVIIEKNSEKIDERVLNCQGHEVFMFMGAGDISKVAHRIADKLEGKNR, from the coding sequence ATGAAAAAAATTTATTTTATTGGTATAAACGGTATAGGAATGAGCGGTCTTGCTAAAATAATGAAAACAAAAGGTTATGAAGTAAATGGGGCTGACTTAAATAGAGGATATGTGACAGAAGAATTGGAAAATATGGGTATAACTGTATATAATACTCATGAGGGAGAACATATAAAAGGATGTGATATGGTAATTGCTTCAAGTGCCATAAAATATGATAATCCTGAATATAAATATGCAGTGGATAATGGAATAAAAATAGTAAAAAGAGGAGAGCTTTTAGCTATGCTTCTAAATGATGAAACTGGAATAGCAGTGGCAGGAACACATGGTAAGACTACTACAAGTTCTATGATGTCTTCTGTTATGCTTGATTTAGATCCAACTATTGTAGTAGGAGGAATACTTCCTGAAATAGGGTCAAATGCCAAGCCGGGAAAATCAGAATACTTTGTAGCTGAAGCTGATGAAAGTGACAATTCTTTTCTATATATGAATCCATCATATGCAGTGATAACTAATATAGAGGAAGACCATCTGGATACTCATGGATGTCTTGAAAATATAAATAAATCTTTTTCTCAATTTATTGATCAGACTAAGAATGAAGCAGTGGTATGTATAGACTGCGAAAACCTAAAAAAATTAGTTGAAGGAAAAGAAAAAGAAAAGATAGTAACATACAGTATAAAAGATAAAGATGCAGATATATTTGCTTATGATATTTGTATTGAAAATGGAAAAACAAGCTATAATGTAGCGATAAGAGGAGAGGATACTGGAAGATATACTATATCTATTCCAGGACATCACAATATCCTTAACTCTCTGCCAGTTATTTACTATGCTAAAAAATTTGGAGTAAATGAGGAATTTTTGAAAAAAGCTTTGGAAAACTTTAAAGGATCAAAAAGAAGATATGATATTCTTTATTGTAATGAAGATAAAGGAATAAAAATAATAGATGACTATGCACATCATCCAACTGAGATTAAAGCAACACTTCAAGGAGCAAAATCTATTGAGCATGAAAAACTTACTATAATATTTCAACCTCATCGTTACAGCAGAGTTAAATTTCTTCTTCAAAGTTTCAAAGATGCATTTGATGGAGCTGAAGAGGTATTTCTTCTTCCAATATACAGTGCTGGGGAAAAAGATGAATTTGGAGTAACTGTAGAAGATCTTGGAAATATATTAAAAAATAAAAAAGTAATAATTGAAAAAAACAGTGAAAAAATAGATGAAAGAGTATTAAACTGTCAAGGACATGAAGTATTTATGTTTATGGGAGCAGGAGATATCTCTAAAGTAGCTCACAGGATAGCTGATAAATTAGAAGGGAAAAACAGATAA
- a CDS encoding cell division protein FtsQ/DivIB, whose translation MKFIIRLFTILGISFLVFSIPSQFLKLDFFKIKKVNIKGEPKLLLRELTELGKTTYNKNIWDLDFKSIEDILKKDVRVKNASVENNALGELTIIVEEKELFYYAQIKDKIYLVDSEGVVFGTFNEKEKKDIPLISVNEKEDIKSLLNVLVLMDDYILKELVSQIYIKDKNCIEIILVDGTIIKTNEEIKREKYKVVETLYSELIKSKKVEYIDLRFNDFIVKSLGDKSDDR comes from the coding sequence TTGAAATTTATAATAAGACTTTTCACAATATTAGGAATAAGCTTTTTAGTTTTCTCTATTCCTTCTCAATTTTTAAAGCTGGATTTCTTTAAGATAAAGAAGGTTAATATAAAAGGTGAGCCAAAATTATTATTAAGGGAATTGACAGAACTAGGGAAAACAACATATAATAAGAACATATGGGATTTAGATTTTAAGAGCATAGAAGATATATTGAAAAAGGATGTCAGAGTAAAAAATGCCAGTGTAGAAAATAATGCATTGGGAGAACTCACTATAATTGTAGAGGAAAAAGAGCTATTTTACTACGCCCAGATCAAGGATAAAATATATTTAGTGGATTCAGAAGGAGTAGTCTTTGGGACTTTTAATGAAAAAGAAAAGAAGGATATTCCCCTTATTTCAGTAAATGAAAAAGAGGATATAAAGAGCCTGCTAAATGTTTTAGTTTTGATGGATGACTACATATTAAAAGAATTAGTGTCTCAAATCTACATAAAAGATAAAAATTGCATTGAAATAATCCTTGTAGATGGTACAATAATAAAAACCAATGAAGAGATAAAAAGAGAAAAATATAAGGTTGTAGAAACTTTATATTCGGAACTTATCAAAAGCAAAAAAGTAGAATATATAGATTTGAGATTCAATGACTTTATAGTAAAAAGTTTGGGGGATAAAAGCGATGACAGATAA